The genomic region CTCGATCCGAAAAACTCCGCCCTCGTCCTGATCGATTTCCAACCTCAGATGACCTTCGGCGTCGCCAGCATCGACCGTCAGACGCTCTTTAACAACGTGCTCCTCCTGGCTAAGGCAGCGAAGATATTCAAGGTGCCGACCGTCCTGACGACCGTGGCGTCGAAAAGTTTCTCGGGCTACATGTGGCCGCAGATCCTCGATCTTTTCCCGGGGCAGGAACCGGTCGAACGGACGTCGATGAACTCCTGGGAAGACGAGAAATTCGTGGCGGCGGTCAAGGCGACGGGGCGGAAGAAGCTCGTCATGGCGGCGCTCTGGACGGAGGTCTGCCTGGCGTTTCCGGCGCTGGGAGCGATCAAGGCGGGTTATGAAGTCTATGCCGTCGAGGATGCTTCGGGCGGCACTACCCCGATTGCGCACAACGCCGCCATGCGGCGCGTCGAGCAGGCGGGCGCGGTCCCGATGACGTCGCTTCAGGTTCTCCTCGAGTACCAGCGCGACTGGTCGCGCACGGAAACCTACGATGCGGTCTTGGGGGTCGTGAAGGAACACTGCGGCGCCTACGGCCAGGGGGTCGAGTACGCCTACACCATGGTGCACGGCGCACCGCCCAGCCGGAAAAACACGGGCCGCTAAGGCCATGGAAAGCCCGGCGCATGAAACCGGACCGCTGACGGTCATCGTCACCTGGAGGGTCCGGGCGGGATGCGAAAAGGAGTTCGAGGCGTGGCGGCGGGAGATCGGGGCCGCCGCCCTCGGATTCCAGGGCCACATGGGTATAGACGTGTTCCGCCCCGCGGGCTCCGGCGGCGAGTACGTGGTGGTCTTCCGGTTCGATACCTACGACCATCTGCGGGCGTGGCAGGAATCGGACGTCCGGCGAGATCTCCTGAAAAAGGCCGAGCCGTTCCGGGAGAAGGAACCGACTTACCACCAACAGAGCGGACTGGAGTACTGGTTCGTCCCGGCCGGCGGCACGGAATCCCCACCGCGCTGGAAGATGGTCATCGTCACGGTCCTGGGCGTCTGGCCGCTCAGCATTCTGGTCCCGTGGCTGCTGAATCCGCTCATCGCCAACTTCGCTTTCGTCCTGAAAGCGCTCCTGATCGCCGTTGGTATCGTTATTCTGCTGACTTGGGTGGTCATGCCGGTCCTGGTGCGCATCCTCCGCCCCTGGCTGCAACATCGCGGTTCAAGGGAGGCAACACCATGAGCGCACCCGACCTGGTCCTGCACAACGGAAAGATCACCACGCTGGATGCCGCGCAGCCCCAGGTCTCGGCCGTCGCCATGACCGGAGATCGCATCTCCGCCATCGGGGGAGAAGAGCTGCTCGACACGGCCAGCGACAAGACCCGGCGGATCGACCTTCAGGGCCGGCGGGCCATCCCCGGCCTCAACGATTCCCATATGCACGTCATCCGCGGCGGTCTCAGCTACAACCTCGAGCTTCGCTGGGACGGCGTTCCATCCCTCGCCGACGCCATGCGCATGCTGAAAGAGCAGGTGCAGCGCACGCCGCCCGGCCAGTGGGTCCGGGTCATCGGCGGCTGGAGCGAATTCCAGTTCGCCGAGCGGCGCATGCCCACGCTCGAGGAGATCAACGCGATCGCCCCCGACACGCCGGTCTTCATCCTGCACCTCTATTGTCGAGGGATGTTGAACAAGGCCGCGTTGCGTGCGTGCGGCTACACGAAGGACACCCCGGATCCGCCCGCCGGAGAAATCCAGCGCGACGGAAGCGGCAACCCCACCGGATTGCTCATCGCCCGCCCCAATGCCGGCATCCTCTACGCCACCGTCGGCAAGCAGCCGAAGCTCCCCCCCGAGCACCAGATGAATTCCTCCCGCCATTTCATGCGCGAGCTGAACCGCCTCGGCCTCACGAGCCTCGTGGATGCGGGAGGCGGGTCGCAGATCTATCCCGACGACTACGCGATCATCGAGGAGCTCCACCGGCGGGGCGAGATGACCGTCCGTATGGCCTACAACATCTTCACGCAGAAGCCGAAGGAGGAGAAAGCCGACTTTCTGCGCTGCATGAAGCTGACCGGCCCCGGGCAGGGCGACGACTACTATCGCTGCAACGGCGCAGGGGAGATGCTGGTCTACTCGGCGGCCGATTTCGAGGATTTCATGGTCCCGCGGCCAGACCTCCCGTCCAACCTTGAGGCGGAGCTGAAAGAGGTCGTTTCGCTGCTCGCCGAAAAAAAATGGCCCTTCCGCATCCACGCGACCTATGACGAAAGCATCTCCCGCATGCTCGACGTGTTCGAGGACGTGAACCGGGAGATCCCCTTCGCGGGCAGTGGCTGGTTCTTCGATCATTGCGAGACCGTCTCGGACCGAAGCCTGGAACGCGTCAAGGCGTTGGGCGGCGGCATCGCGATCCAGAACCGGATGGCTTTCCAGGGGGAGTATTTCCTCGATCGCTACGGGAAGCAGGCGGCCGAGCGGACGCCTCCGGTCCGGAAGATGCTCGAGCTCGGCATTCCCGTGGGAGCGGGCACCGACGCGACGCGCGTCTCCAGCTACAACCCGTGGCTAGCCCTTTACTGGCTGGCGGCCGGAAAGACGGTCGGCGGCGCCGTGCTCTACTCCGAAAAGAGTCGCCTGAGCCGGGAAGATGCGCTGAGACTCTACACGCAGGGCAGCAGCTGGTTCTCGGGGGAAAACGGCCGCAAGGGGGCGATCACCGTCGGCCAACTGGCGGACGTCGTCGCGCTTACCGAAGATTACTTTTCCGTTTCGGAAGAGCGGATCAAGGGGATCGAGTCGGTCCTGACCATCGTGGGGGGCAAGATCGTCTACGGCGCCAAGGAATTCCAGGATCTTGGTCCGGCCTCGTTGCCCGTGCTGCCGGAATGGTCGCCCGTCAAGATCTACGGCGGCTACGGAGCCCCGCTCGACGTCGGCAAGGCCGCACGCGCCGGCGTGCCGGTCCCGAGGCAGCACCATCCCGCCGAGTGCCGCTCGAACGGCTGTCATCATGCGAGCCACCCGCTCCCGGCCGGAACCCAAGCGGTTCCCCGTTACGGCGACTTCTGGGGATTCGGCTGCGACTGTTTCGCATTCTGAGCATCAATAAGGATATTCGCTGTGGCGGCGGAGTACGGCTTCGTGCTGCAAGAATTCTGGAACAACGCGATTCGGAGCGTGGTGCGCAATCCGTTCGGGATGGTCAAGTGACGGGAGGGGAAACGGGGATGTGGACCTACGTGTTGGAAGAGGCGGTGTTGCCGGAAGGCGGCATGGCGCCGGTCTATCCGCTGGGAGTCAATGTCGTGATCGCCCGCGTCGGCGGAACGGTCCATGCCGTCTCGGGCAAGTGCGCCCACATGGCGTGTCCGCTGTTCAGCGGGACGCTGGACGGCCATATTCTCACCTGCCCGTGCCACGATTGGCGCTTCGACATCAGAACCGGTCGATTTCTCGATGCACCCGAGCTCGGCATCGCCGTGTATTCCGCAAAGGCCGAAGCGGGGAAGCTCTACGTCAACCTCGGCTGAAAGGAAAACGAGATGAAAAAAGTCTCCATGTACACGCTGTCCACCTGCCCCTGGTGCCGAAAGACCAAGATCTTCTTCACCCAGCACAATGTCCCGTTCGACTTCACGGATTACGACCTCGCCGACGAAGCGACGCAGGACCGGATCATGCGCGAACTGGATGCCGTGGGGGCCAACGGGTTCCCGTTCGTCCGGATCGGCGACCAGATCGTCGAAGGTTATCGGCCGGATCGTTACGCCGATTTGCTGGGGCTGTAGGAGGCGCTCGTGAATCCCGAATCCAGGAAGAAGGCGCTTCGCCAGCTCTATGATAAGGTCGTCGGTCCGCTGGGGTTCAAGTTCACGCCCGACGCCGACCTCGCCGAATTCCTCCTCGAGCAGGAGGTGAAGCTCGAGGAGAAGCACGGCGTGCCTTTTTGCCCCTGCCAGCCGATCCGGCACGACCGCGCCCGCGACATGCGGATCGTTTGCCCGTGCATCCCGTTCCACCGCGAGCATTTCGATGCCATGAAGCGCTGCTGGTGCGGGCTGTTCGTGCACCAGGACGTCACGGATCCCGACAGCCTGCCGCAGATATCGGAAAAGGAGATCGGCAATGACTGATAATTACGTCAGGGCGGTATCCATTGCCGACATCGCACCGGGCGGGATGAAGGCCGTCGAGCTGAACGGCCGCGAGATCGTCATCTGCAACTGCGATGGTCGCTTCCATGCGATCGATCGTCGCTGCGGGCACATGAATTCACCCCTCGAAATGGGGACGCTCGCGAGCACGATCCTTACCTGCGCCATGCATTGCGCGCAGTTCGACGTGACCACGGGGGAGGCGCTCTCGGGGCCCGTTCCTCCCTGGCTGGGAAACGAGGTCATCCCGCCGAGGACCGGCGCGCTCCTCAAGAATGTCGGCATGCTCATGCAGCACATCTGCACCCGGTCCATCGGCACCTACAAGGTGAAGACGGAATCCGGTTGGGTGCTGGTCGCGTTATAGATCGATCCGCCGGATTTCGCGACCGGCTGGTTGACTTGCAAGTGCTGACGATCGTGGGATGAAGGGGGGCGGGAGGCAAGGGGATGCGCCTGGGGAAACTTTTCGCACCTCCGGTGCTGCGGACCGGCAAGGAGCGGGAACGCCACGCCACCTGGCTCGAGCTGTTCTACGACCTGGTTTTCGTGGCGGCGGTGGCCCAGCTCGCCACTGCCCTATATACCGACTATACGATCCCCGGGCTCCTCCGGTTCTGCCTGCTGATGGTGCCGGTCTGGTGGGCCTGGGTCGGGCACACGTTCTACCTCACCCGCTTCGACACCGACGATGTCGGGCACCAGCTCCTGACGATGCTCCAGATGATCGCGGTCGCCTCGCTGGCCGTTAACGTTTCCCGCGCGCTCGGCCCCACATCGAGGGAATTTGCGCTCTCCTATGTGGCGATCCGCGGCATCCTGGTGGCGGAGTACCTCCGGGCGGGGTGGTACGTGCCCGTGGCCCGTCCATTGACGCATCGCTATGCCGCCGGGTTCGGGATCGCCGCCTTCCTCTGGCTGGTCTCCGTGGCGGTCCCGCCGCCGTTCCGGTTCGCCCTCTGGGGGATCGGCATCGCCATCGACTTCCTGACACCGCTCACGGGCGGTTCGATCCACTTCCGTTTCCCGCCGCACCACATGCACCTGCCGGAGCGATTCGGCCTGTTCGTCATCATCGTGATCGGCGAGGCCGTGGCCGGGGTCGTCACCGGGGAGGGGAGGAGCGGGCTCTCGTCCGTTTCCGCGATCTCCGGCGTCATGGGACTCGTCATCGCCTTCACGCTTTGGTGGGGTTATTTCGAGGGCGCGCGGGGCGCCGCGAACCGGGTCGTCAGCTCGTTCGAGCACGTGAGCCGCTATCAACTCTGGCTTTACGCCCACCTCCCGCTCGTAATGGGCATCACGGCCGCCGCTGTCGGCGTACGGCACATCATCGGCCTGGCGTCTTTCGAGCCGCTGCCGCATCCGCAGGCAATCATGTTCAGCGGAGCGGTCGGCGCGAGCTGTCTTTCCCTGGTCAGCCTCTTCGTCGCCGCCTATCCGGCCCGCCGATCCTGGGAACTCCAGCGGTTTCTGGTCCCCTACTACGTCATCGCGCTTCTCGGAATCGCCACGGGGGTGGTGGGGGACGCGCTGCCCGGCGTGGCGGTCCTCGCCGCCCTGATGGCGCTCTGCATCGCGCAGATCGCCTTTTCCTTGAGAGGGTTGCCGAAGGGCGAGGGTTAAAACCGTCGAACCCCGCGATGGCACCACGGCAACGGATGAATAACGTGGTGCCCGGGGAGAGGATCGAACTCTCACGGCCGTAAGGCCTCGGGATTTTAAGTCCCGTGCGTCTGCCAGTTCCGCCACCCGGGCGATCGACCAAAACAATAGCAAATATGGGGGAAGGAAAGAAGGATGGAGGCGGCACCCGGATTTGAACCGGGGGATCAGGGATTTGCAGTCCCGTGCCTTACCACTTGGCTATGCCGCCGTCCGAACCCCACATTCTGAAGGGGCGGCGGGCAACTGTCAAGCGTTCCCGGCGGCGAGTGTCGCATCCGTTTCGTGCCGCTTTCCGCCCGGCGCCGGATGATGGTATCTTTCCTGGATGAGGAAATCCGTCTTCATCACCGGCGTGGCCGGCTTCATCGGCTCTCACGTGGCCGAGCGGCTGCTCCGGGACGGCATGCGCGTCTTCGGTCTCGACAACTTCGATCCCTTTTATGAGCGGGCCGTCAAGGAACGGAATCTCGTGGCGCTGACCGCGTTCCCCGAGTTCCGGTTCGTCGAGGGCGACATCCGCGATCCGCAAACGTTGGCGGCCTGGGGCGAGGGCGAGCAGGTCGATGCGTTGATCCACCTGGCGGCGCGGGCGGGCGTCCGGCCGTCGGTGGCCGACCCCGTGGGATATGTGGACGTCAACGTCCGGGGCACCGTCAATGTGCTCGAGTGGGCACGCTTGCGCGGCGCGAAGCGGATCGCCTTCGCGTCCTCGTCATCCGTCTATGGGGGCAACGAAAAGGTTCCTTTTTCGGAGAACGATTCCGTCGACCACCCCGTCAGCCCCTACGCGGCGACCAAGAAGGCCGGCGAGCTCCTGTGCCACGCCTACTGCCACCTGTATGCCATGAACATCGCCTCGCTTCGCTTCTTTACCGTCTATGGCCCCCGGCAGCGGCCCGAGATGGCGATCCACAAATTCACCCGGCGGATCTTCGAGGGAAAGCCGATCGAGCTTTTCGGCGACGGGTCGACGCTTCGCGACTACACCTACGTCGACGACATCGTCGACGGCGTCGTCGGTTGCCTCGACGCGCCACCTGGTTACCGGGTCTACAACCTGGGGGAATCGGCGACCACCTCGCTGGCCGACCTCGTCGCCCTGATCGAGAAGGCGGCGGGCATT from Candidatus Deferrimicrobiaceae bacterium harbors:
- a CDS encoding hydrolase, producing MSQLELLDPKNSALVLIDFQPQMTFGVASIDRQTLFNNVLLLAKAAKIFKVPTVLTTVASKSFSGYMWPQILDLFPGQEPVERTSMNSWEDEKFVAAVKATGRKKLVMAALWTEVCLAFPALGAIKAGYEVYAVEDASGGTTPIAHNAAMRRVEQAGAVPMTSLQVLLEYQRDWSRTETYDAVLGVVKEHCGAYGQGVEYAYTMVHGAPPSRKNTGR
- a CDS encoding antibiotic biosynthesis monooxygenase → MESPAHETGPLTVIVTWRVRAGCEKEFEAWRREIGAAALGFQGHMGIDVFRPAGSGGEYVVVFRFDTYDHLRAWQESDVRRDLLKKAEPFREKEPTYHQQSGLEYWFVPAGGTESPPRWKMVIVTVLGVWPLSILVPWLLNPLIANFAFVLKALLIAVGIVILLTWVVMPVLVRILRPWLQHRGSREATP
- a CDS encoding amidohydrolase, which codes for MSAPDLVLHNGKITTLDAAQPQVSAVAMTGDRISAIGGEELLDTASDKTRRIDLQGRRAIPGLNDSHMHVIRGGLSYNLELRWDGVPSLADAMRMLKEQVQRTPPGQWVRVIGGWSEFQFAERRMPTLEEINAIAPDTPVFILHLYCRGMLNKAALRACGYTKDTPDPPAGEIQRDGSGNPTGLLIARPNAGILYATVGKQPKLPPEHQMNSSRHFMRELNRLGLTSLVDAGGGSQIYPDDYAIIEELHRRGEMTVRMAYNIFTQKPKEEKADFLRCMKLTGPGQGDDYYRCNGAGEMLVYSAADFEDFMVPRPDLPSNLEAELKEVVSLLAEKKWPFRIHATYDESISRMLDVFEDVNREIPFAGSGWFFDHCETVSDRSLERVKALGGGIAIQNRMAFQGEYFLDRYGKQAAERTPPVRKMLELGIPVGAGTDATRVSSYNPWLALYWLAAGKTVGGAVLYSEKSRLSREDALRLYTQGSSWFSGENGRKGAITVGQLADVVALTEDYFSVSEERIKGIESVLTIVGGKIVYGAKEFQDLGPASLPVLPEWSPVKIYGGYGAPLDVGKAARAGVPVPRQHHPAECRSNGCHHASHPLPAGTQAVPRYGDFWGFGCDCFAF
- a CDS encoding Rieske (2Fe-2S) protein, whose translation is MTGGETGMWTYVLEEAVLPEGGMAPVYPLGVNVVIARVGGTVHAVSGKCAHMACPLFSGTLDGHILTCPCHDWRFDIRTGRFLDAPELGIAVYSAKAEAGKLYVNLG
- a CDS encoding glutaredoxin family protein yields the protein MKKVSMYTLSTCPWCRKTKIFFTQHNVPFDFTDYDLADEATQDRIMRELDAVGANGFPFVRIGDQIVEGYRPDRYADLLGL
- a CDS encoding ferredoxin-thioredoxin reductase catalytic domain-containing protein, which encodes MNPESRKKALRQLYDKVVGPLGFKFTPDADLAEFLLEQEVKLEEKHGVPFCPCQPIRHDRARDMRIVCPCIPFHREHFDAMKRCWCGLFVHQDVTDPDSLPQISEKEIGND
- a CDS encoding Rieske 2Fe-2S domain-containing protein, with the protein product MTDNYVRAVSIADIAPGGMKAVELNGREIVICNCDGRFHAIDRRCGHMNSPLEMGTLASTILTCAMHCAQFDVTTGEALSGPVPPWLGNEVIPPRTGALLKNVGMLMQHICTRSIGTYKVKTESGWVLVAL
- a CDS encoding low temperature requirement protein A codes for the protein MRLGKLFAPPVLRTGKERERHATWLELFYDLVFVAAVAQLATALYTDYTIPGLLRFCLLMVPVWWAWVGHTFYLTRFDTDDVGHQLLTMLQMIAVASLAVNVSRALGPTSREFALSYVAIRGILVAEYLRAGWYVPVARPLTHRYAAGFGIAAFLWLVSVAVPPPFRFALWGIGIAIDFLTPLTGGSIHFRFPPHHMHLPERFGLFVIIVIGEAVAGVVTGEGRSGLSSVSAISGVMGLVIAFTLWWGYFEGARGAANRVVSSFEHVSRYQLWLYAHLPLVMGITAAAVGVRHIIGLASFEPLPHPQAIMFSGAVGASCLSLVSLFVAAYPARRSWELQRFLVPYYVIALLGIATGVVGDALPGVAVLAALMALCIAQIAFSLRGLPKGEG
- a CDS encoding NAD-dependent epimerase/dehydratase family protein → MRKSVFITGVAGFIGSHVAERLLRDGMRVFGLDNFDPFYERAVKERNLVALTAFPEFRFVEGDIRDPQTLAAWGEGEQVDALIHLAARAGVRPSVADPVGYVDVNVRGTVNVLEWARLRGAKRIAFASSSSVYGGNEKVPFSENDSVDHPVSPYAATKKAGELLCHAYCHLYAMNIASLRFFTVYGPRQRPEMAIHKFTRRIFEGKPIELFGDGSTLRDYTYVDDIVDGVVGCLDAPPGYRVYNLGESATTSLADLVALIEKAAGIPAIRKFAPLQPGDVPATCADISRARAEIGYAPHTPVSEGIEKFVAWYKTAYVNPPEGSRP